A window from Esox lucius isolate fEsoLuc1 chromosome 16, fEsoLuc1.pri, whole genome shotgun sequence encodes these proteins:
- the marco gene encoding macrophage receptor MARCO isoform X1 → METGEDRGREPSTPFTQINPLYRMDLELSRSDLHTLECSDLKPAKARTGKGCLNVIIVYLIFLTAVNAFVLYKVFSLESRNLFPGSKAQKQWFENNIPLKVQEEELHVLAKNNSLETSAIRGELQSLQVQVNSLCGEDGQLDQLKMDLGVINISNTVLQEKVNAISLLEGPSGMKGEPGARGEKGDTGETGQKGDTGVDGLPGAKGEPGEPGPKGEDGAPGRSEEIPAVNCSGPPGLPGPQGPKGDRGYIGAPGIAGLKGDKGNTGPEGRVGEKGSPGLKGDSGAVGMRGPIGATGPRGPAGEKGQPGVPGLKGNPGEQGPRGEKGEAQKPVNVRISGGGSRGRVEVFWSGEWGTVCDDNFDAVDGTVICKMLGYQRASSVFTAPPGAGRIWFDDLLCTGTEKSIFDCKHNGMGTNNCQHSEDAGVLCV, encoded by the exons ATGGAGacaggagaagacagaggaagggAGCCCAGCACCCCATTCACCCAGATTAACCCACTGTACAGGATGGACCTGGAACTGAGCAGGAGTGACCTGCACACGCTTGAGTGTAGCG ATTTGAAACCAGCAAAGGCCAGAACGGGAAAGGGATGTCTGAACGTTATCATCGTTTACCTCATCTTTCTGACTGCAGTGAATGCCTTCGTCCTTTACAAAG TCTTTTCATTGGAATCCAGAAATCTCTTTCCTGGCTCCAAGGCACAGAAGCAGTGGTTTGAAAACAACATCCCACTG AAGGTCCAAGAGGAGGAGCTACATGTCCTTGCAAAAAACAACAGCCTGGAGACTTCCGCTATCAGAGGAGAGCTGCAGAGTTTACAGGTCCAGGTCAATAGCCTCTGTGGGGAGGATGGACAGCTAGATCAACTGAAGATGGACCTGGGTGTGATCAACATCAGCAATACTGTGCTTCAAGAGAAAGTGAACGCAATCAGTTTGCTTGAAG GTCCATCTGGTATGAAGGGGGAACCTGGTGCACGAGGGGAAAAGGGAGACACAG GTGAAACAGGACAAAAAGGAGACACTGGAGTTGATGGCCTGCCTGGAGCCAAGGGAGAACCAGGAGAACCAGGGCCCAAAG GAGAAGATGGAGCACCTGGAAGATCAGAAGAAATACCAG CCGTTAACTGCTCAGGACCACCTGGCCTACCAGGACCACAGGGACCCAAGGGGGATAGGGGATACATTG GGGCACCTGGGATAGCAGGCCTGAAGGGGGACAAAGGGAACACTG GACCAGAGGGTCGGGTTGGTGAAAAGGGGTCCCCAGGTTTGAAGGGGGACTCCGGCGCAGTGGGAATGCGTGGACCCATAGGAGCAACAG GACCCAGAGGACCGGCTGGAGAAAAGGGACAGCCAG GTGTTCCAGGGTTGAAGGGAAATCCTGGAGAACAAGGTCCTCGTGGTGAGAAGGGTGAGGCCCAGAAACCAG TGAACGTACGCATCTCCGGCGGGGGGAGTCGTGGGCGAGTGGAGGTGTTCTGGTCGGGGGAGTGGGGTACAGTGTGTGACGACAACTTTGACGCAGTGGATGGGACGGTGATCTGCAAGATGCTGGGGTACCAAAGAGCCTCTTCAGTCTTCACTGCCCCTCCCG gAGCTGGTAGGATCTGGTTCGATGACCTGCTCTGCACGGGCACAGAGAAGTCTATTTTTGACTGCAAGCACAACGGTATGGGAACAAACAACTGTCAACACAGCGAGGACGCAggggtgctgtgtgtgtga
- the marco gene encoding macrophage receptor MARCO isoform X2, with translation METGEDRGREPSTPFTQINPLYRMDLELSRSDLHTLECSDLKPAKARTGKGCLNVIIVYLIFLTAVNAFVLYKVFSLESRNLFPGSKAQKQWFENNIPLVQEEELHVLAKNNSLETSAIRGELQSLQVQVNSLCGEDGQLDQLKMDLGVINISNTVLQEKVNAISLLEGPSGMKGEPGARGEKGDTGETGQKGDTGVDGLPGAKGEPGEPGPKGEDGAPGRSEEIPAVNCSGPPGLPGPQGPKGDRGYIGAPGIAGLKGDKGNTGPEGRVGEKGSPGLKGDSGAVGMRGPIGATGPRGPAGEKGQPGVPGLKGNPGEQGPRGEKGEAQKPVNVRISGGGSRGRVEVFWSGEWGTVCDDNFDAVDGTVICKMLGYQRASSVFTAPPGAGRIWFDDLLCTGTEKSIFDCKHNGMGTNNCQHSEDAGVLCV, from the exons ATGGAGacaggagaagacagaggaagggAGCCCAGCACCCCATTCACCCAGATTAACCCACTGTACAGGATGGACCTGGAACTGAGCAGGAGTGACCTGCACACGCTTGAGTGTAGCG ATTTGAAACCAGCAAAGGCCAGAACGGGAAAGGGATGTCTGAACGTTATCATCGTTTACCTCATCTTTCTGACTGCAGTGAATGCCTTCGTCCTTTACAAAG TCTTTTCATTGGAATCCAGAAATCTCTTTCCTGGCTCCAAGGCACAGAAGCAGTGGTTTGAAAACAACATCCCACTG GTCCAAGAGGAGGAGCTACATGTCCTTGCAAAAAACAACAGCCTGGAGACTTCCGCTATCAGAGGAGAGCTGCAGAGTTTACAGGTCCAGGTCAATAGCCTCTGTGGGGAGGATGGACAGCTAGATCAACTGAAGATGGACCTGGGTGTGATCAACATCAGCAATACTGTGCTTCAAGAGAAAGTGAACGCAATCAGTTTGCTTGAAG GTCCATCTGGTATGAAGGGGGAACCTGGTGCACGAGGGGAAAAGGGAGACACAG GTGAAACAGGACAAAAAGGAGACACTGGAGTTGATGGCCTGCCTGGAGCCAAGGGAGAACCAGGAGAACCAGGGCCCAAAG GAGAAGATGGAGCACCTGGAAGATCAGAAGAAATACCAG CCGTTAACTGCTCAGGACCACCTGGCCTACCAGGACCACAGGGACCCAAGGGGGATAGGGGATACATTG GGGCACCTGGGATAGCAGGCCTGAAGGGGGACAAAGGGAACACTG GACCAGAGGGTCGGGTTGGTGAAAAGGGGTCCCCAGGTTTGAAGGGGGACTCCGGCGCAGTGGGAATGCGTGGACCCATAGGAGCAACAG GACCCAGAGGACCGGCTGGAGAAAAGGGACAGCCAG GTGTTCCAGGGTTGAAGGGAAATCCTGGAGAACAAGGTCCTCGTGGTGAGAAGGGTGAGGCCCAGAAACCAG TGAACGTACGCATCTCCGGCGGGGGGAGTCGTGGGCGAGTGGAGGTGTTCTGGTCGGGGGAGTGGGGTACAGTGTGTGACGACAACTTTGACGCAGTGGATGGGACGGTGATCTGCAAGATGCTGGGGTACCAAAGAGCCTCTTCAGTCTTCACTGCCCCTCCCG gAGCTGGTAGGATCTGGTTCGATGACCTGCTCTGCACGGGCACAGAGAAGTCTATTTTTGACTGCAAGCACAACGGTATGGGAACAAACAACTGTCAACACAGCGAGGACGCAggggtgctgtgtgtgtga